A single window of Usitatibacter rugosus DNA harbors:
- a CDS encoding DNA-binding domain-containing protein, with amino-acid sequence MDALAKLQADFLDAVVDPVNAGRSPALRAGRVGSAERLAIYRRNLHSNWRAALADTHPVVERLVGPAFFGEAARRYALAHPSSSGDLNNFGAGFAAFLGEYEHARELPYLADVARLEWAWHECFHAADAPALDLAALAGVAPERHGEIRFTLHPALRLVESAHPILSIWAANQPERDGTPERLEGADRVLVHRPRLDVEVSLLDARDFALLQALGAGQSFEEAAERAGYDDAASLLGALQRFAADRVLVGFALR; translated from the coding sequence ATGGACGCGCTCGCCAAGCTGCAGGCGGACTTCCTCGATGCGGTCGTCGACCCCGTGAACGCCGGACGTTCGCCCGCGTTACGCGCCGGGCGCGTCGGCTCGGCCGAGCGCCTCGCGATCTATCGCCGGAACCTCCATTCGAACTGGCGAGCGGCGCTCGCGGACACGCATCCCGTCGTCGAGCGCCTCGTGGGCCCCGCGTTCTTCGGCGAGGCGGCCCGCCGCTATGCGCTCGCCCATCCTTCGTCGAGTGGTGATCTCAACAACTTCGGCGCGGGCTTTGCCGCGTTCCTTGGCGAATACGAACATGCGCGCGAGCTGCCGTACCTCGCCGATGTCGCGCGGCTCGAGTGGGCCTGGCACGAGTGCTTCCATGCCGCGGATGCGCCCGCGCTCGATCTCGCGGCGCTGGCCGGCGTTGCGCCCGAGCGCCATGGCGAGATCCGCTTCACGCTGCATCCGGCGTTGCGCCTCGTCGAGTCCGCGCATCCGATCCTCTCGATCTGGGCGGCGAACCAGCCGGAGCGCGACGGCACGCCCGAGCGGCTCGAGGGCGCGGATCGCGTGCTCGTCCATCGACCGCGGCTCGACGTGGAGGTCTCTCTCCTCGATGCGCGGGACTTCGCACTCCTCCAGGCCCTCGGTGCGGGCCAGTCCTTCGAGGAAGCGGCGGAGCGCGCGGGCTACGACGACGCGGCATCGCTCCTCGGGGCGCTGCAGCGCTTCGCGGCCGACCGGGTCCTCGTCGGCTTCGCGCTTCGATGA
- a CDS encoding DUF692 domain-containing protein gives MPVPRAPEAGYAGIGLRAPHYEALARTTPRLSFLEVHSENFFGDGGPPLAWLERFRADYPLSLHGVGLSLGTAGPLDETHLAKLCALVERFEPALVSEHLCWGSIGGRFANDLLPLPYTREALANVVAQVERVQERLGQRILVENVSSYLEFEASTIPEGEFLAEVSRASGCGVLLDVNNIYVNAMNHGFDAIAYLDAIPADAVGEIHLAGYDASEGLLIDTHGARVSSEVWALYTVALDRLGPRPTLIEWDTDIPELEVLLAEADRATQLLGRARAPRGVPATA, from the coding sequence ATGCCCGTACCGCGCGCACCCGAGGCGGGCTACGCCGGCATCGGGCTGCGCGCTCCGCACTACGAGGCGCTGGCGCGAACCACGCCGCGCCTCTCGTTCCTCGAAGTCCACTCCGAGAATTTCTTCGGCGACGGCGGCCCCCCGCTCGCGTGGCTCGAGCGCTTCCGTGCCGACTATCCGTTGAGCCTGCACGGCGTAGGCCTCTCGCTCGGCACCGCGGGTCCACTGGACGAGACGCACCTCGCGAAGCTCTGCGCGCTCGTGGAGCGCTTCGAGCCCGCGCTGGTCTCCGAGCATCTCTGCTGGGGCAGCATCGGTGGACGCTTCGCCAACGACCTGCTGCCGCTGCCGTACACGCGCGAGGCGCTCGCGAATGTCGTGGCCCAGGTCGAGCGCGTCCAGGAGCGGCTCGGACAGCGCATCCTCGTCGAGAACGTGTCGTCCTACCTCGAGTTCGAGGCTTCGACGATTCCCGAAGGGGAGTTCCTGGCCGAGGTCTCGCGCGCTTCGGGCTGCGGCGTCCTGCTCGACGTGAACAACATCTACGTGAATGCGATGAACCACGGCTTCGACGCGATCGCCTACCTCGACGCGATCCCGGCCGATGCGGTGGGGGAGATCCACCTCGCCGGCTACGACGCGAGCGAGGGCTTGCTGATCGACACGCACGGCGCCCGCGTCTCCTCCGAGGTGTGGGCCCTGTATACCGTCGCCCTCGACCGCCTCGGTCCGCGCCCGACGCTGATCGAATGGGACACGGACATCCCGGAGCTGGAGGTGCTGCTCGCGGAAGCCGATCGCGCCACGCAGCTGCTGGGTCGCGCGCGTGCACCGCGCGGCGTCCCCGCGACGGCCTGA
- a CDS encoding DUF2282 domain-containing protein, whose protein sequence is MKTPTKFATAAIAGLLGLGLSAVAADHPATPKDSEKCYGVAKKGKNDCGTAKHACGGEAKADNLPDEWKYMAKGTCEKAGGKLTATAGDAKKAPAEKPYTGSPG, encoded by the coding sequence ATGAAGACCCCCACGAAATTCGCGACCGCCGCGATCGCCGGCCTGCTGGGCCTCGGCCTGTCCGCCGTCGCCGCCGACCACCCCGCCACGCCGAAGGACAGCGAGAAGTGCTACGGCGTCGCGAAGAAGGGCAAGAACGACTGCGGCACCGCGAAGCACGCCTGCGGCGGCGAAGCCAAGGCCGACAACCTGCCCGACGAGTGGAAGTACATGGCGAAGGGCACCTGCGAGAAGGCGGGCGGCAAGCTCACCGCGACCGCCGGCGACGCGAAGAAGGCGCCGGCCGAGAAGCCGTACACGGGCTCGCCCGGCTGA
- a CDS encoding DUF2282 domain-containing protein, whose amino-acid sequence MSTRKALLQSALAGLVALGLAQDGAAQSKDEKEKCYGIAKAGQNDCGTAQHTCAGKSKKDNAPDEWKYVAKGTCAKLGGKTNPGK is encoded by the coding sequence ATGAGCACCCGCAAAGCGTTGTTGCAGTCGGCCCTCGCAGGACTCGTCGCCCTCGGCCTTGCCCAGGATGGCGCGGCCCAGTCGAAGGACGAGAAGGAGAAGTGCTACGGCATCGCCAAGGCGGGCCAGAACGACTGCGGCACCGCCCAGCACACCTGCGCCGGGAAGTCGAAGAAGGACAACGCGCCGGACGAGTGGAAGTACGTGGCCAAGGGCACGTGCGCGAAGCTCGGCGGCAAGACGAATCCCGGCAAGTAA
- a CDS encoding zf-HC2 domain-containing protein produces the protein MAEDLNCREAVRLMSLALERSLSPDESTALDVHLAECLDCTNFQVQVRFIHRAAGRFRGDA, from the coding sequence GTGGCTGAAGACCTGAACTGTCGCGAAGCCGTGCGCCTGATGTCGCTGGCCCTCGAACGGTCGCTTTCGCCCGACGAGTCCACGGCGCTCGACGTCCACCTGGCCGAATGCCTCGACTGCACGAATTTCCAGGTCCAGGTGCGGTTCATCCACCGCGCCGCCGGCCGTTTCCGCGGGGATGCATGA
- a CDS encoding sigma-70 family RNA polymerase sigma factor: MTFAPPSAMPDPRFAEIEGHRPYLMRYALAQLRDAQLAEEAVQEALVAALESLASFGGKSTLRTWLTSILRFKVIDLQRRAISDRAHLEPTDFSDEAGDDSWLDDLFAPDGHWRTPLQTWSNPEAAFEQRRFWEVFERCLDKLPPAGGRVFFKREVLGEETDVICKAESITPSNCWVILHRARLGLRECLEKNWFGKDGGGG, translated from the coding sequence GTGACCTTCGCGCCACCCTCCGCCATGCCCGACCCGCGCTTCGCGGAAATCGAGGGCCATCGGCCCTACCTGATGCGCTACGCCCTGGCCCAGCTCCGCGATGCCCAGCTCGCGGAAGAGGCGGTCCAGGAGGCGCTGGTGGCCGCGCTGGAGAGCCTCGCCAGCTTCGGCGGCAAATCCACGCTGCGCACCTGGCTCACCTCGATCCTGCGCTTCAAGGTGATCGACCTGCAGCGCCGGGCGATCTCCGACCGCGCCCACCTCGAGCCGACCGATTTCTCCGACGAGGCCGGCGACGATTCCTGGCTCGACGATCTCTTCGCGCCCGACGGACACTGGCGCACGCCGCTGCAGACCTGGAGCAACCCCGAGGCCGCCTTCGAGCAGCGCCGCTTCTGGGAGGTCTTCGAGCGCTGCCTCGACAAGCTGCCTCCCGCGGGCGGGCGCGTGTTCTTCAAGCGCGAGGTGCTGGGCGAGGAGACCGACGTCATCTGCAAGGCCGAGAGCATCACGCCGTCCAACTGCTGGGTGATCCTGCATCGGGCCCGGCTCGGCCTGCGCGAGTGCCTCGAGAAGAACTGGTTCGGAAAGGACGGCGGCGGTGGCTGA
- a CDS encoding Hsp20/alpha crystallin family protein — MPHLIRYEPLVNTLDGLFNDVFRAGYAPAQRDEPAPIRFDVRETGEAYTVAAELPGVKKDEIHVEIEGNEVTISAETKRDPEQNEGDKWLRTERYFGKVARRFALPQEVDESKAVAKFENGVLELALPKKAATAGRKLTVQ; from the coding sequence ATGCCGCACCTGATCCGCTACGAGCCGCTGGTGAACACGCTGGACGGCCTCTTCAACGACGTCTTCCGCGCCGGCTACGCACCCGCCCAGCGCGACGAGCCCGCGCCGATCCGCTTCGATGTCCGCGAGACGGGCGAGGCCTACACGGTCGCCGCCGAGCTGCCCGGGGTGAAGAAGGACGAGATCCACGTCGAGATCGAAGGCAACGAGGTCACGATCTCCGCCGAAACCAAGCGCGACCCCGAGCAGAACGAAGGCGACAAGTGGCTGCGCACCGAGCGCTACTTCGGCAAGGTGGCCCGCCGCTTCGCGCTGCCGCAGGAAGTCGACGAGTCGAAGGCCGTCGCCAAGTTCGAGAACGGCGTCCTCGAGCTGGCCCTCCCGAAGAAGGCTGCCACTGCTGGCCGCAAGCTGACGGTTCAGTAA
- the argB gene encoding acetylglutamate kinase has translation MPPKLSSAQKAEVLVEALPYIQKFYDRTIVIKYGGNAMTDIALQEDFAEDVVLLKLIGMNPVVVHGAGPQIGALLQKLGKQSEFIQGMRVTDEETLDVVEMVLGGLINQEIVTLINKAGGKAVGLTGKDGHFIHARKLKVASKEDKKKKIDVGLVGEVVRIDPEIIHLLDSRDFIPVIAPIGSDEHGTAFNINADVAAGKLAVTLQAEKLILLTNTTGVLDKEGKIVTGLTSKKVNEMIDDGTISGGMLPKVECALDAVKNGVKTAHIIDGRVSHALLLEVLTSEGVGTLIRGASANRGQGER, from the coding sequence ATGCCCCCCAAGCTGTCGTCCGCCCAGAAGGCCGAGGTCCTCGTCGAGGCCCTCCCGTACATCCAGAAGTTCTACGACCGCACCATCGTCATCAAGTACGGCGGCAACGCGATGACCGACATCGCGCTGCAGGAAGACTTCGCCGAGGACGTGGTGCTGCTGAAGCTGATCGGCATGAACCCCGTCGTGGTGCACGGCGCGGGGCCGCAGATCGGCGCCCTGCTGCAGAAGCTCGGCAAGCAGAGCGAATTCATCCAGGGCATGCGCGTGACGGACGAGGAGACCCTCGACGTCGTGGAGATGGTGCTGGGCGGCCTCATCAACCAGGAGATCGTCACGCTCATCAACAAGGCCGGCGGCAAGGCCGTGGGCCTCACGGGCAAGGACGGCCACTTCATCCACGCGCGCAAGCTGAAGGTCGCGAGCAAGGAAGACAAGAAGAAGAAGATCGACGTGGGCCTCGTGGGCGAGGTGGTGCGGATCGACCCCGAGATCATCCATTTGCTCGACTCGCGCGACTTCATCCCCGTGATCGCGCCCATCGGCAGCGACGAGCACGGCACGGCGTTCAACATCAACGCCGACGTGGCCGCGGGCAAGCTCGCCGTCACCCTGCAAGCCGAGAAGCTGATCCTGCTCACCAACACGACGGGCGTGCTCGACAAGGAAGGCAAGATCGTCACCGGGCTCACCTCGAAGAAGGTGAACGAGATGATCGACGACGGCACGATCTCGGGCGGCATGCTGCCCAAGGTGGAATGCGCGCTGGACGCGGTGAAGAACGGCGTGAAGACCGCGCACATCATCGACGGGCGCGTGTCGCACGCGCTGCTGCTCGAAGTGCTGACCAGCGAGGGCGTGGGCACCCTCATCCGCGGCGCCTCGGCGAACCGCGGCCAGGGCGAGCGCTAG
- a CDS encoding endonuclease/exonuclease/phosphatase family protein — protein MSNPRDLRVVTYNIHKGFSQFNQRLVLHDIREHLARVGADVAFLQEVVGEDRGQALRHRERWPAGGQHAYLCHQDSHHAYGMNAVHQQGHYGNAIVSRYPISSWENLDISHHRLENRGLLHTEIAVPGWSEKLHCINVHLGLFARSRRFQLEWLCERIHEAVPDGEPLVVAGDFNDWQRKASAVLSRELGLFEAFERHEGSHARSFPARMPMLHLDRIYVRGMGVEAVAKLVGSPWAKLSDHVALTATLRR, from the coding sequence ATGAGCAATCCGCGCGACCTTCGCGTCGTCACCTACAACATCCACAAGGGCTTCTCGCAGTTCAACCAGCGCCTCGTGTTGCACGACATCCGCGAGCATCTCGCGAGGGTCGGCGCCGACGTCGCGTTCCTGCAGGAGGTCGTCGGCGAGGATCGCGGCCAGGCGCTTCGCCACCGCGAGAGGTGGCCGGCCGGAGGCCAGCACGCGTACCTCTGCCACCAGGACAGCCACCATGCCTACGGCATGAACGCGGTGCACCAGCAGGGCCACTACGGCAATGCGATCGTGAGCCGCTATCCCATCTCGTCCTGGGAGAACCTGGACATCTCGCACCACCGGCTCGAGAACCGCGGCCTGCTGCACACGGAGATCGCGGTGCCCGGCTGGTCGGAGAAGCTGCACTGCATCAACGTCCACCTGGGGCTCTTCGCGCGCAGCCGCCGCTTCCAGCTCGAATGGCTGTGCGAGCGCATCCACGAGGCCGTTCCCGATGGCGAGCCGCTGGTGGTCGCGGGCGACTTCAACGATTGGCAGCGGAAGGCGAGCGCGGTGCTCAGCCGCGAGCTGGGCCTCTTCGAGGCCTTCGAGCGCCACGAGGGATCGCACGCGCGGAGCTTCCCGGCGCGCATGCCGATGCTGCACCTGGACCGGATCTACGTGCGCGGCATGGGCGTCGAAGCCGTGGCGAAGCTGGTGGGCTCGCCCTGGGCCAAGCTCTCCGACCACGTGGCGCTCACCGCCACGCTGCGCCGCTAG